A stretch of the Synergistota bacterium genome encodes the following:
- a CDS encoding DUF763 domain-containing protein, producing MKTGEAFLPLHDGVAPSWLLEKMKRLASLLVEAIIELYGTEELLRRLSDPFWFQSFGCLLGFDWHSSGLTTTTCAAIKEGLQGKEKALGFFAAGGKGQRALKTPEEIVCWASLVGVDGDSIVLASRLSAKVDNVALQDGYSLYQHMIFFNSKGNWTVIQQGMNLDLMYARRYHWLSLDLKDFVNEPHSGIASPIKHDKVLNLVASESAGNREATLEVVKDAGLREIKRLFLSRDNPILSFCDMDPKRFLKKLEELKWLEPGDFKELLLVKGLGAKTLRALSLTAELLTGKSPSYRDPVRYAYAHGGKDGYPFPVDRETYSKTIDMLEKIVRRAELSLVEKEKLFRKLSLIF from the coding sequence TTGAAGACAGGGGAAGCTTTTCTTCCTCTTCATGATGGTGTGGCTCCTTCTTGGCTTTTAGAAAAGATGAAAAGGCTTGCCTCTCTTTTGGTAGAGGCTATTATAGAGCTTTATGGGACAGAGGAGCTATTAAGAAGGCTTTCTGATCCCTTTTGGTTTCAATCCTTTGGTTGTCTTTTAGGTTTTGATTGGCATTCCAGCGGTTTGACTACAACGACATGTGCGGCTATAAAGGAGGGATTGCAAGGTAAGGAGAAGGCATTAGGCTTTTTTGCTGCCGGAGGAAAAGGGCAAAGAGCTTTGAAAACCCCTGAGGAGATAGTTTGTTGGGCAAGTTTAGTAGGGGTAGATGGAGATTCAATAGTTTTAGCGAGTAGGTTGTCTGCAAAAGTGGATAATGTCGCTTTGCAAGATGGATATTCTCTTTATCAACATATGATATTTTTCAATTCTAAGGGTAATTGGACTGTTATCCAGCAAGGTATGAACTTAGATCTCATGTATGCCCGTAGGTATCACTGGCTTTCTTTGGATCTTAAAGATTTTGTGAATGAACCTCACTCAGGTATAGCTTCTCCAATCAAACATGATAAGGTTTTAAATCTTGTAGCTTCAGAGAGTGCTGGTAACAGAGAGGCAACGTTGGAGGTGGTGAAGGACGCTGGTCTAAGAGAAATTAAAAGGCTTTTTTTAAGTAGGGATAATCCTATTTTATCTTTTTGCGATATGGATCCTAAAAGGTTCTTAAAAAAGCTTGAGGAGCTTAAGTGGCTTGAGCCAGGTGACTTTAAAGAGCTTCTCTTAGTAAAAGGGTTAGGGGCTAAGACCTTAAGAGCTCTTTCCTTAACTGCGGAGCTTTTGACAGGTAAATCGCCAAGTTATAGAGATCCAGTGAGATATGCCTATGCTCATGGAGGAAAAGATGGCTATCCCTTTCCTGTCGACAGGGAAACTTATAGCAAGACAATAGATATGCTTGAAAAGATTGTTAGGAGAGCAGAGCTGAGTTTGGTTGAAAAGGAAAAATTATTTAGAAAATTAAGCTTAATTTTTTAG
- the speE gene encoding polyamine aminopropyltransferase, protein MELWLHDKIEGQICSVKVKEILHLEESEYQEIAVVLTENYGKALILNGAIQVTEEDEAFYHEMLVHVPMFTHPSPKRVLVIGGGDGGTVREVLKHPEVERVVMVEIDKRVVEVCRKFFPNISCALTDSRLELLFEDGVKYVKETKEKFDVVLVDSTDPYDFAEQLFSKDFFLSVFNILSDNGICCSQTENPFIMRKIIKKVQGYLSEIFKYKTLYWTVVPTYPGGLWTFSMGSKTVAPESFRRNSSVKTKIYSPELHKAVLNFQLSEEV, encoded by the coding sequence ATGGAGTTGTGGTTACACGACAAGATAGAGGGGCAGATTTGCTCTGTTAAAGTCAAGGAGATTTTGCATCTTGAAGAAAGCGAGTATCAAGAAATTGCCGTTGTATTGACTGAAAATTATGGTAAGGCTTTGATATTGAATGGTGCTATTCAAGTTACCGAAGAGGATGAGGCTTTTTATCATGAAATGCTTGTTCATGTTCCTATGTTTACTCATCCTTCTCCTAAAAGGGTTTTGGTTATAGGGGGAGGAGATGGGGGAACCGTTAGGGAGGTATTGAAGCATCCTGAAGTTGAAAGAGTAGTTATGGTTGAAATAGATAAAAGAGTTGTTGAGGTTTGTAGAAAATTCTTTCCTAACATTTCCTGTGCTTTGACAGATTCTCGTCTTGAGCTTCTCTTTGAAGATGGGGTTAAGTATGTTAAGGAAACCAAGGAAAAGTTCGATGTGGTTTTGGTGGATTCAACCGATCCTTACGATTTTGCTGAACAGTTGTTTAGCAAAGATTTCTTCTTGTCAGTTTTCAATATACTTAGTGATAATGGCATTTGCTGTTCTCAAACCGAAAATCCGTTTATAATGCGTAAGATAATAAAGAAGGTTCAGGGGTATCTTTCTGAGATCTTCAAGTATAAAACCCTTTATTGGACTGTAGTTCCAACTTATCCTGGTGGTTTGTGGACCTTTTCTATGGGATCTAAGACGGTGGCTCCTGAGAGCTTTAGAAGAAATTCCAGTGTGAAAACGAAGATATACTCTCCTGAGCTTCATAAGGCGGTTTTGAACTTTCAGCTTTCCGAGGAGGTGTAA
- a CDS encoding amidohydrolase, producing the protein MKLFKGRVWTTRGYCEAFIVDSEKIRWVGRNREVGEVTFDEVYDYGDDYIFPGFIDSHAHFTATGVDSMALDLRNIQSKEELLEILKEEALNKGKGEWIWGIGWDESKFRDKAIPTKEELDKVLPHNPVMLLRIDHHSCLVNQKAVELLNLSLDLDEIKSGWLKAEVNELARARFWERMPEEIIEEGIGRAVKLALSKGITLVNALEGGEWFSNRALIKLMEMRNSLPIKVVIFPQFTDVDEVLSMGFRRIGGCVTIDGSFGSRTAALFEPYEDEPSTCGRLYFTERSLYDFFFKAHRAGLQIAVHAIGDRAIDLALKCYEWVLKELPQDDHRHRIEHFELPPEDGIERALEIGLVVSVQPTFETLWGGPYGMYASRLGKRWKRTNPLKTMVKMGLILAGGSDSDVTPMDPLLGIRSAMNLPNEDERLTLDEAVKMYTYNGAYAVFMEREWGDIKEGFWANFVVVSPNLSEIKATYVKGERVFP; encoded by the coding sequence TTGAAGCTTTTTAAGGGAAGGGTTTGGACTACAAGGGGATATTGTGAGGCTTTTATTGTGGATTCGGAGAAAATAAGGTGGGTTGGTAGGAATAGGGAAGTTGGAGAGGTAACGTTTGATGAGGTTTATGATTATGGAGATGATTATATATTTCCCGGGTTTATAGATTCTCACGCTCATTTTACTGCAACGGGTGTAGATTCTATGGCTTTAGATTTAAGAAATATACAGAGCAAGGAAGAATTATTAGAGATCCTCAAGGAAGAAGCTTTAAATAAAGGTAAAGGAGAGTGGATTTGGGGAATAGGTTGGGATGAAAGTAAGTTTAGGGATAAGGCCATACCTACTAAAGAGGAGCTTGACAAAGTTTTGCCGCATAACCCTGTGATGCTTTTAAGAATAGATCATCATTCTTGCCTCGTTAATCAAAAAGCTGTAGAACTTTTAAATCTTTCTCTTGATCTTGATGAGATTAAATCGGGCTGGCTTAAAGCAGAGGTTAATGAACTTGCTAGAGCCAGGTTTTGGGAGAGAATGCCGGAAGAAATTATAGAGGAAGGAATAGGGCGAGCGGTAAAGCTTGCCCTTTCTAAGGGAATTACCTTAGTGAATGCTCTTGAGGGTGGGGAGTGGTTTAGCAACAGAGCTCTAATTAAACTTATGGAAATGAGAAACTCTCTTCCGATAAAAGTAGTCATATTTCCCCAATTTACTGATGTTGATGAGGTCTTAAGTATGGGCTTTAGAAGAATTGGAGGTTGTGTAACTATAGATGGCTCTTTTGGATCGAGAACAGCAGCTTTGTTTGAACCTTATGAGGATGAACCTTCTACTTGTGGTAGGCTTTACTTTACTGAGAGATCACTTTATGATTTCTTCTTTAAAGCTCATAGAGCTGGTCTCCAAATAGCTGTTCATGCTATTGGTGATAGAGCTATAGATCTTGCTTTAAAGTGTTACGAGTGGGTTTTGAAAGAGCTTCCCCAGGATGATCATAGGCATAGAATTGAACATTTTGAGCTTCCTCCTGAGGATGGAATTGAAAGAGCTCTTGAAATTGGTCTAGTTGTAAGTGTTCAACCTACTTTTGAAACTCTTTGGGGGGGACCTTATGGCATGTATGCTTCTAGACTTGGGAAGAGATGGAAAAGAACAAATCCCTTGAAAACTATGGTAAAGATGGGGCTTATCTTAGCTGGCGGATCTGATAGTGATGTTACACCTATGGATCCTTTACTTGGAATAAGGTCTGCTATGAACCTTCCTAATGAGGACGAAAGGTTAACCCTGGATGAAGCTGTTAAGATGTACACATATAATGGGGCTTATGCTGTATTTATGGAGAGGGAGTGGGGAGACATAAAAGAGGGATTCTGGGCTAATTTTGTGGTAGTCTCCCCAAACCTTAGTGAAATTAAGGCTACATATGTTAAAGGAGAAAGAGTATTTCCCTAA